The window AAATTGGGAAAAAACAGCGCTTGAAAAAGGAATTAAAATAAAGACAAAAGTTGCCTTGACTGACTCTATTGCAGAGTGGGTAATAGATTATGTCAAAGAACATAAGATCAATCTACTGATAATGGATTATCCTAAACTCTCAATGGTGGAGGCAACACATTATGACGACATCATCAACATGATTCACCATAAAGCAAAGTGCAATATTTTAACTGCAAAAGAAAAATAATTCAAAGATTTTTTAAATTTAGGGTTTGAATAACAAAAATCCTAAAAGTACACTAAATCCGATAAAGGCAATTATTGTAAAGGTCATATGTTGTTGAGCCTTTTCTTTTTCAAAAAATGAACGTGGACTTACCCCACTTATGAAAAATACTATCATCATTCCTAGAACCAATCCAATAATGTT is drawn from Candidatus Nitrosarchaeum limnium SFB1 and contains these coding sequences:
- a CDS encoding hypothetical protein (hypothetical protein Nmar_1300); the protein is MFNNIAVAIITPTHTKKSFDIGIQMAKKFESELTVIECMYKIQPKFYFFETKSDKKISEKQKEKMKKELENWEKTALEKGIKIKTKVALTDSIAEWVIDYVKEHKINLLIMDYPKLSMVEATHYDDIINMIHHKAKCNILTAKEK